The following proteins are encoded in a genomic region of Triticum dicoccoides isolate Atlit2015 ecotype Zavitan chromosome 1B, WEW_v2.0, whole genome shotgun sequence:
- the LOC119349050 gene encoding peroxidase 2-like, whose protein sequence is MAAIAAKLQVFVACALLLLAVGCQASPFWPLEIGYYHDKCPQAEAVVKGVMEKAISQNPGNGAAMIRMLFHDCFVEGCDASVLLDPTAFSPTPEKLSPPNDPSLRGFELIDAIKDALEAACPGIVSCADIVAFAARDASCILSRGNVNFEMPSGRRDGTFSNASEPLKFLVPPTSNLSDLVASFVIKGLNAEDLVVLSGAHTIGRSHCSSFISDRLNTPSDINGGLAAFLREQCPADATPGGNDPTVMQDVVTPNKLDRQYYKNVLSHTVLFTSDAALMTSAETARMVVENAKIPGWWEDRFEKAMVKMAGIEVKTGYQGQIRKNCRAINHY, encoded by the exons ATGGCGGCTATTGCTGCAAAGCTGCAGGTTTTTGTGGCTTGTGCCTTGCTGCTCCTCGCTGTGGGGTGCCAGGCCAGCCCTTTCTGGCCACTGGAGATCGGCTACTACCACGACAAATGCCCCCAGGCGGAGGCCGTCGTCAAGGGCGTCATGGAGAAGGCCATCTCTCAGAACCCCGGCAATGGCGCCGCCATGATCCGCATGCTCTTCCATGACTGTTTCGTCGAG GGCTGTGATGCTTCCGTCCTCCTGGACCCGACTGCGTTCAGCCCGACACCGGAGAAACTCAGCCCGCCGAACGACCCTTCCCTGCGCGGCTTCGAGCTGATTGACGCCATCAAGGACGCCCTCGAGGCGGCCTGCCCAGGCATCGTCTCCTGTGCAGACATCGTTGCCTTCGCGGCCCGTGATGCGTCCTGCATCCTCAGCAGGGGCAACGTAAACTTCGAGATGCCGTCCGGCCGCCGCGACGGAACCTTCTCAAACGCCTCCGAGCCGCTCAAGTTCCTGGTCCCGCCGACGTCAAACCTCAGCGACCTCGTCGCTAGCTTCGTCATCAAGGGGCTCAACGCGGAGGACCTGGTCGTCCTCTCCGGCGCGCACACCATCGGGCGTTCCCACTGCTCGTCCTTCATTTCCGACCGCCTCAACACCCCCTCCGACATTAACGGCGGCCTGGCCGCGTTCCTGCGGGAGCAGTGCCCGGCCGACGCGACACCGGGCGGCAACGACCCGACGGTGATGCAGGATGTGGTGACGCCCAACAAGCTGGACAGGCAGTACTACAAGAACGTCCTATCGCACACCGTGCTCTTCACCTCCGACGCGGCGCTCATGACGTCGGCGGAGACGGCCAGAATGGTGGTGGAGAACGCCAAAATCCCTGGGTGGTGGGAGGACAGATTCGAGAAGGCCATGGTCAAGATGGCCGGCATCGAGGTCAAGACCGGCTACCAGGGCCAGATCAGGAAGAACTGCCGCGCAATAAACCACTACTAA